Genomic segment of Gammaproteobacteria bacterium:
CGGTACAGCAGGTCTTCCTCCGCACCCTTGGCCAGCACATCGGCCTGGCTGAAGGAGACTGCGCGCTCCAGGCTCACGGTTTGCGTGGCTTGCAGTGGCTTACCCGCCTGATCATTAACGTCGAAGGTAACCGCGTAGTGCAACTCAAACTCACTCGCCGCACCGGCCGCCCCCACCGATAGGACGCGGCGGCTCTTGTCTTCGTTGAATACTGTCAGGATCGCTTGCGCCTGCTCCCGGTCCTCGGTGACTTTCACCCCGGCGCTGCCCAGCGCACGGCGCAGCTCAGACAACAATACCCCACTGGCATTGGCGCCCTGCACATACGTCACCGGCAAGGGCACGCTGACGCCCGCGCTGCCGCGCAACCTGAAGCCGCAGCCGTCCAGCGCCAACAGCGTGCAACCCAGCATCAGCACAACAAGCAAAAACCGCATTCTTATCACACACTCTTACTCATTAAACATGCTAAATGATATAATTTTAAGTTATTCAACATTATGCCCACCCCAATAATACTTGACTAAATTAGTCGGTTTTATTAGTATGGTAGCGGGCTTGATAGGGCATAGGCCACCGTTTTGCCTTTACCCCACAGTCAAACAGATCATGTTGTAATATAGAGCATTTCCAGCCGTTCTCAAAATCGGTGCGTTGCACCCATGCTGTTCGCGGCCAATTCATCCATCACCCGGGATTGACGGAAATTTGCGGCGGGCTGTAGTCCGACAGGCTGTATGTTTGACTGGCTACAGTCTGCGGATCAGGAGAGAAACATGAGCACAACGCTAGAGGCGTTAATCAACCGGCCTTACGAGTACGGTTTTGTCACCGACATCGAGTCCGACGCCATCCCCAAAGGGTTGAGCGAGGATGTGGTCCGGCTGATATCCAAAAAGAAAAACGAGCCGGACTGGTTGCTGGAATTCCGTCTCAGCGCTTATCGCCACTGGCTGACGATGACTGAACCCGTCTGGGCGAATGTCTCGCACGCCAAAATTGATTATCAAAACATCATCTACTACTCCGCACCCAAGCCCAAGAAGAAGCTGGCGAGCATGGATGAGGTCGACCCTGAGCTGCTGCGCACCTTCGAGAAGCTCGGTGTGCCGATGCACGAGCGAAAAATGCTGGCGAATGTCGCGGTGGACGTGATTTTCGATAGCGTGTCAGTGACGACCACGTACAAGGAAAAACTGGCGGAAGTGGGCATCATTTTCTGCTCGTTTTCCGAAGCGGTGCAGCATCATCCTGAGCTAGTCAAACAGTACCTTGGCAGCGTCGTGCCAAGCGCGGACAATTTCTTTGCGGCGCTAAATTCCGCCGTATTCACCGACGGATCATTCTGCTACATCCCGAAAAACACCAAGTGCCCGATGGACCTGAGCACCTATTTCCGCATCAACAACGCGGAATCCGGGCAATTTGAGCGCACCTTGATTATTGCCGAGGAGGGCAGCCACGTCAGCTATCTGGAAGGCTGCACCGCGCCGCGCTTCGACACCAATCAGTTGCATGCCGCGGTAGTAGAGCTTGTCGTGCTCGACAATGCGGAAATCAAGTATTCCACAGTGCAGAACTGGTACGCCGGCGACGAGAACGGGGTGGGCGGCATTTACAACTTTGTTACCAAGCGCGGCCTGTGCAAGGGCGTCAATTCCAAGATTTCGTGGACGCAAGTGGAAACCGGCTCGGCGATCACCTGGAAATACCCCAGTTGCGTGCTGCTGGGCGACAACTCCATCGGCGAGTTTTATTCCGTGGCGCTGACCAATCATCATCAGCAGGCTGACACCGGCACCAAGATGATCCACATCGGCAAGAACACGCGCAGCCGCATCGTCAGCAAGGGCATCTCCGCGGGCCAATCGAACAATAGCTACCGCGGGTTGGTAAAAGTCGGCGCCAAGGCCGATGGCGCACGCAATTATTCGCAGTGCGACTCAATGCTGATCGGATCAGCGTGCGGCGCTCATACGTTCCCCTATATCGAGGTGATGAACAGCACCGCCAAGGTTGAGCACGAGGCATCCACCTCGCGCATTGGCGAGGATCAGATGTTTTATTTCGCAAGCCGTGGCATTGGTGGAGAAGAAGCGGTTTCCATGATCATCAACGGCTTTTGCAAAGAGGTGTTCAACCACCTGCCGATGGAGTTCGCCGTGGAAGCCACCAAGCTGCTCGGTCTTAAACTGGAAGGAAGCGTCGGGTGATTAGCAGCAATAGCAAAGTGATTTTAGAAGTGCGCAATCTGTCGGCCTCCGTCGCAGGTATAGAGATCCTCAAGGGCATCAACCTCACGGTGCGTAGCGGCGAAGTACATGCCATCATGGGGCCGAATGGTTCGGGCAAGAGCACGTTTTCCAAGGTGCTGGCCGGCCACCCCGGTTATACCGTGACCGGCGGCGAGGTGCTGTTCGAGGGACAAAATCTGCTTGAGCTGCCACCGGAAGAGCGGGCACGTAACGGCGTGTTTCTGGCGTTCCAATATCCAATAGAGATACCCGGCGTGAGCAATAGCGCCTTCTTGAGGCTGACCTACAACACCCAGCAGGCGCATCGTGGCGGCGAAGAGCTCGATCCGCTCGAATTCAATGATTTCATACAAGAGAAGTGCAAGATCGTTGAGATGGACCCGAGCTTTCTCGACCGCAGCGTGAACGAAGGTTTTTCCGGCGGCGAGAAGAAGCGCAATGAGATTTTGCAAATGGCCGTGCTGGACCCCAGGCTTGCGATCCTCGACGAAACCGATTCCGGGCTGGATATTGATGCACTACGTATCGTCGCCAGTGGCGTGAACAAGCTGATGACGCCGGACAACGCCGTGATCATGGTGACGCACTACCAGCGCCTGCTCAATTACATTACCCCCGACTTTGTTCATGTCATGCGGCGCGGACGTATCATCAAGACCGGTGGCAAAGAGCTTGCGCTGGAGCTGGAGACGCGCGGTTATGACTGGGTGGATGATGAGCATCAGAGCGCGGCCGATGCACATGGACGTGCAAGCGCTGCGGGCCCAGAACACGCGGGAGCAGAGGCCGATGCACATGGAAGTGCAAGTGCCGCGGGCGCAGGACGCGCGGGAGCGGCCTCCGTATGAGCGCGGTGATGAAAGCGCCAGACGTGCGGGACGAGTACCTTGCCAGCCTGGCGCCGGACACTAACCCATTGGCCGGTCCCGGACCGGATTGGCTGAATGCGCTGCGCGCCGAAGCGGCGGCCTGCGTCAATTCACTGCCCTATCCCACGACACACGATGAAGAATGGCGCTTTACGGATTTTGGCCTGCTGCGCAAGACAGCCTTTGCGAGCGCTGCCGCTGACATCTCGCCTGAAGTGTCGTTGGCGGACATTGCGCCCTTCGTACTTCCCGAATCGGAAAAAAGCCGCCTGGTATTCGTCAATGGTATTTACGCACCCCATCTTTCGGTCTGCGCTGGTCTACCGCAAGGCGTAGTGATGAGCAATCTGGCAGCAGGCCTGTCTTCGCACGACGCCGTTATTCGCGCGCACCTTGCGCAACAGCTGGACTTTCACAACGAGGCGTTCGCCGCGCTTAACACCAGCCACATCCGCGATGGCGCGCTGGTACTGATCGCAAAAGACACGGCATGCCCTGCGCCCATCCATTTGCTGTTTATTGCCACGGGAGCGACTGCAAACACGCCGCAGGCTAGCTACCCACGCTGCCTGGTTATTGCCGAAGCCGGCAGCACATGTGCGCTGATTGAAGATTATGTGTGCCTGAGCCCGGGAGTTTATTTTACCGACGCCGTGAGCGAGATCACGATTGGCGAAAATGCTTCCGTCGAGCATACACGCTTGCAACGGGAGTCTCACTCCGCCTTCCACATGGCCTATGGCGTAGCGGCCTTGGCGCGCGGCAGCAACTATGTGGCTCATAACATCGCTTTTGGCGCACGCATATCCCGCCATGACCTGCGCATTACGCAAAACGGCGAGGCTGCACAATGCACGCTCAACGGTCTGGCGTTGATTTCCGGGCGGCAAATAGCAGATACACATACCGTCATGGATCATGCAAAACCCAACGGCCAGAGCACGCAGCTTCACAAATGCATCGCGGATGGCGGTGCGCACGCGGTGTTCAACGGCAAGATTTTTGTGCGTAAAGACGCGCAGCACACCAATGCCGCTCAGCAAAGCCGCAACCTGCTGCTGTCCAACAAGGCGCGCATAGATACCAAGCCCCAGCTTGA
This window contains:
- the lptE gene encoding LPS assembly lipoprotein LptE, with protein sequence MRFLLVVLMLGCTLLALDGCGFRLRGSAGVSVPLPVTYVQGANASGVLLSELRRALGSAGVKVTEDREQAQAILTVFNEDKSRRVLSVGAAGAASEFELHYAVTFDVNDQAGKPLQATQTVSLERAVSFSQADVLAKGAEEDLLYRDMRRDVIQGILRRLSAMGKAVEK
- the sufB gene encoding Fe-S cluster assembly protein SufB, which translates into the protein MSTTLEALINRPYEYGFVTDIESDAIPKGLSEDVVRLISKKKNEPDWLLEFRLSAYRHWLTMTEPVWANVSHAKIDYQNIIYYSAPKPKKKLASMDEVDPELLRTFEKLGVPMHERKMLANVAVDVIFDSVSVTTTYKEKLAEVGIIFCSFSEAVQHHPELVKQYLGSVVPSADNFFAALNSAVFTDGSFCYIPKNTKCPMDLSTYFRINNAESGQFERTLIIAEEGSHVSYLEGCTAPRFDTNQLHAAVVELVVLDNAEIKYSTVQNWYAGDENGVGGIYNFVTKRGLCKGVNSKISWTQVETGSAITWKYPSCVLLGDNSIGEFYSVALTNHHQQADTGTKMIHIGKNTRSRIVSKGISAGQSNNSYRGLVKVGAKADGARNYSQCDSMLIGSACGAHTFPYIEVMNSTAKVEHEASTSRIGEDQMFYFASRGIGGEEAVSMIINGFCKEVFNHLPMEFAVEATKLLGLKLEGSVG
- the sufC gene encoding Fe-S cluster assembly ATPase SufC; this translates as MISSNSKVILEVRNLSASVAGIEILKGINLTVRSGEVHAIMGPNGSGKSTFSKVLAGHPGYTVTGGEVLFEGQNLLELPPEERARNGVFLAFQYPIEIPGVSNSAFLRLTYNTQQAHRGGEELDPLEFNDFIQEKCKIVEMDPSFLDRSVNEGFSGGEKKRNEILQMAVLDPRLAILDETDSGLDIDALRIVASGVNKLMTPDNAVIMVTHYQRLLNYITPDFVHVMRRGRIIKTGGKELALELETRGYDWVDDEHQSAADAHGRASAAGPEHAGAEADAHGSASAAGAGRAGAASV
- the sufD gene encoding Fe-S cluster assembly protein SufD, with translation MKAPDVRDEYLASLAPDTNPLAGPGPDWLNALRAEAAACVNSLPYPTTHDEEWRFTDFGLLRKTAFASAAADISPEVSLADIAPFVLPESEKSRLVFVNGIYAPHLSVCAGLPQGVVMSNLAAGLSSHDAVIRAHLAQQLDFHNEAFAALNTSHIRDGALVLIAKDTACPAPIHLLFIATGATANTPQASYPRCLVIAEAGSTCALIEDYVCLSPGVYFTDAVSEITIGENASVEHTRLQRESHSAFHMAYGVAALARGSNYVAHNIAFGARISRHDLRITQNGEAAQCTLNGLALISGRQIADTHTVMDHAKPNGQSTQLHKCIADGGAHAVFNGKIFVRKDAQHTNAAQQSRNLLLSNKARIDTKPQLEIFADDVKCAHGATVSQLETEEMFYLNSRGLTTLTARNLLIYAFAEEIVDRIPVPSLIKQLSKTLSEQILEHT